One genomic window of Polyangiaceae bacterium includes the following:
- a CDS encoding DTW domain-containing protein, which translates to MKPRSTEGAPQGDGAVAAEREAGSAADSEAGGAADREARGARQTQPSGPPLTPPLPRFDVASRPTGRGYRLPRCSGCRAPLDHCFCAELVEVDCNIRVLVILHALEQFRPTNTGRYATQVLKGAELRIRGGRSETGTPVPLELGDLDPEDSNVLLLHPGPEAELLDAHFQQPPGPVRLVVPDGTWTQTRQMLRREPRLKALRQVVLPRGKPSIYALRRGVTPDGLCTLEAIARALRALGQADAALRLEHILLTAVRVGMAARGYHDWQPPA; encoded by the coding sequence ATGAAACCGCGATCAACAGAGGGCGCGCCTCAGGGCGACGGGGCCGTCGCGGCGGAGCGCGAAGCTGGCAGCGCGGCGGACAGTGAAGCTGGCGGCGCAGCGGACCGTGAAGCTCGCGGCGCGAGGCAAACTCAGCCGTCTGGTCCGCCACTCACTCCACCACTGCCGCGCTTCGACGTCGCCAGCCGCCCGACGGGGCGCGGATATCGCTTGCCACGCTGCAGCGGTTGTCGTGCTCCCCTCGACCACTGTTTCTGCGCGGAACTAGTCGAGGTGGACTGCAATATTCGCGTGCTGGTGATCCTTCACGCCTTGGAGCAGTTCCGCCCGACGAACACGGGTCGCTACGCCACCCAGGTGTTGAAGGGTGCGGAGCTACGCATACGCGGTGGGCGTTCGGAGACTGGTACCCCCGTGCCCCTGGAGCTCGGCGATCTAGATCCCGAAGACTCGAACGTCTTGCTCTTGCACCCAGGCCCCGAGGCGGAGCTGCTCGATGCTCACTTCCAGCAGCCGCCAGGCCCGGTGCGGCTGGTCGTGCCCGACGGCACCTGGACGCAGACGCGCCAAATGTTGCGGCGTGAGCCACGCCTGAAGGCGTTGCGTCAAGTCGTGTTACCGCGGGGCAAACCGTCCATCTACGCGCTGCGCCGAGGCGTCACTCCCGATGGCCTCTGCACCCTGGAGGCGATTGCACGAGCGCTGCGCGCTTTGGGACAGGCGGACGCGGCATTGCGCCTCGAACACATCTTGCTGACCGCGGTACGTGTTGGCATGGCGGCGCGCGGCTACCACGACTGGCAACCACCAGCCTGA
- a CDS encoding radical SAM protein, whose protein sequence is MKRGLPIWGLSRPQRPLETARPQDAVRPTYCVWEVTLRCDLSCAHCGSRGGKARADELDTAECLDVITQLAELGVREVSLIGGEVYLREDWQTLVRAVRDAGMTCGIVSGGRGFDRTRAAQARDAGVNGVSISVDGLEAAHDELRALRGSYRAAITALESLEACGVRHAANTQINRLSRDDLPELLERLIERGIYGWQPQITVAMGRAADHPELLLQPYELLDVIPILAGLSERCAEAGVRFAPGNNVGYFGPHESALRRHSQKGHCQSCTAGRHTLGIEANGDVKGCPSLPSSDYVGGNLRHASLRAIWEGASTLRFNRDRDTSELWGFCKDCYYNSECLAGCSWTSHVLFGKRGNNPYCHHRALELKDQGVRERLVRGVSAPGTPFDFGEFELIREPWPT, encoded by the coding sequence GTGAAGCGAGGTCTACCGATCTGGGGACTCAGCCGGCCCCAGAGGCCGCTCGAGACAGCGCGACCCCAGGACGCCGTGCGCCCAACCTACTGCGTCTGGGAGGTGACCTTACGCTGCGACTTGTCCTGTGCTCACTGCGGGTCCCGTGGTGGTAAAGCCCGGGCGGACGAGCTCGATACGGCGGAGTGCCTCGACGTCATCACGCAACTCGCCGAGCTCGGCGTGCGCGAAGTGAGCCTGATTGGCGGAGAAGTCTACCTGCGAGAAGACTGGCAAACGCTGGTCCGGGCGGTGCGTGACGCGGGCATGACCTGCGGCATCGTCAGCGGCGGCCGAGGCTTTGATCGCACCCGAGCAGCGCAGGCCCGCGACGCCGGCGTGAACGGCGTGAGTATCTCGGTGGATGGCCTCGAAGCAGCCCATGACGAGCTGCGGGCGCTCCGCGGCAGTTACCGCGCGGCAATAACAGCGTTGGAGTCTCTCGAAGCTTGCGGGGTGCGCCACGCCGCAAACACGCAGATCAACCGCTTGAGCCGCGACGACTTGCCGGAGCTCCTGGAGCGGCTGATCGAACGCGGGATCTACGGCTGGCAGCCGCAAATCACCGTCGCCATGGGGCGCGCGGCGGATCACCCGGAGCTTCTGTTGCAGCCTTACGAGCTGCTCGATGTGATCCCGATCCTCGCCGGGCTGTCGGAGCGCTGCGCAGAAGCTGGGGTGCGCTTCGCGCCAGGGAACAACGTCGGCTACTTTGGGCCCCACGAATCGGCGCTCCGGCGTCACTCGCAAAAGGGCCACTGTCAGTCCTGCACCGCGGGCCGCCACACCCTCGGGATCGAGGCAAATGGCGACGTGAAGGGCTGTCCTTCCCTACCAAGCTCCGACTACGTCGGTGGCAACCTGCGACATGCCTCCCTGCGCGCGATCTGGGAGGGAGCGAGCACGCTGCGCTTCAACCGCGATCGCGACACCTCGGAGCTCTGGGGCTTCTGCAAGGACTGCTACTACAACAGCGAGTGTCTCGCGGGTTGCAGCTGGACCAGCCACGTCTTGTTCGGAAAGCGCGGAAACAATCCGTATTGTCATCATCGTGCGCTGGAGCTCAAGGATCAGGGGGTGAGGGAGCGCCTGGTGCGTGGCGTCTCTGCGCCGGGCACTCCGTTCGACTTCGGCGAATTCGAGTTGATCCGCGAGCCCTGGCCCACTTGA
- a CDS encoding DUF1295 domain-containing protein has translation MALRPGRAASFGIVVAVYVVASAAAVGVGLLQRTAHPILVAALADLAATVVVFAASLWLDNSSTYDPYWSVAPIPIAGYWMLLTPQGSSGVLLRQLIVLTLVCWWGLRLTMNWARGWSGLDHEDWRYEDFRRKTGRLYWLVSFAGIHLFPTVQVFAGCLALWPALTGSAPLGALDVAGAIVTLGAICIEAIADRQLRAFVTGPKRPGEVLERGLWSWSRHPNYFGEMMFWWGLALFGLAGNSAAWWAVSGAVAITVMFRFVSIPMMEKRMLERRPAFEQVCRRVSMLLPLPPKRG, from the coding sequence ATGGCCCTACGACCCGGCAGAGCTGCATCCTTCGGGATCGTCGTGGCCGTGTACGTGGTCGCCTCTGCGGCTGCGGTAGGCGTGGGTCTTCTGCAGCGAACCGCACATCCCATCTTGGTCGCGGCGCTGGCTGATCTGGCCGCGACGGTGGTGGTGTTCGCCGCGAGTCTGTGGCTCGACAACTCCAGCACGTATGACCCGTACTGGAGCGTCGCGCCGATCCCCATCGCCGGCTACTGGATGTTGCTGACGCCCCAGGGCAGCTCCGGCGTGCTCTTGCGCCAGCTGATCGTGCTCACGCTCGTTTGCTGGTGGGGTCTCAGGCTCACCATGAACTGGGCGCGCGGCTGGAGCGGGCTCGATCACGAGGACTGGCGCTACGAGGACTTCCGGCGCAAGACCGGGCGCTTGTACTGGCTGGTTTCGTTCGCAGGCATCCATCTTTTCCCCACGGTTCAGGTGTTCGCGGGGTGCTTGGCGCTGTGGCCCGCGCTCACCGGGAGCGCGCCGCTCGGGGCCCTGGACGTCGCGGGTGCCATCGTCACCCTCGGCGCGATCTGCATCGAGGCCATCGCCGATCGTCAGCTCAGGGCGTTCGTCACTGGACCAAAGCGCCCGGGAGAGGTGCTCGAGCGAGGCCTCTGGAGCTGGTCCCGACACCCGAACTACTTCGGCGAGATGATGTTCTGGTGGGGCCTCGCGCTGTTCGGGTTAGCAGGGAACAGCGCGGCGTGGTGGGCGGTGAGCGGCGCGGTGGCGATCACGGTGATGTTCCGCTTCGTCAGTATTCCCATGATGGAAAAGCGCATGCTCGAGCGGCGCCCAGCCTTTGAACAGGTCTGCCGGCGGGTCTCGATGTTGCTGCCGCTCCCACCCAAAAGGGGCTAG
- a CDS encoding endoglucanase A: MLSLGVAISLAVACGDDGGSGGGSGASGGSGAAGGSGASGGSGGSSASGGSAGNGGSSASGGSAGSAGSSGSGFGGTGGTGIPTDASFITPDDPGGGSVRFDISSEARHGISPGVYCTNQPDWQGHPHVPMARQGGNRMTAYNWENNASNAGSDYLHQNDDYLGGGSTPGEVVRSAVQAAHDHDAAMLVTVPLVGYVAADKNGGGDVVQTPNYLQTRFKVSQAFKGSALSETPDPNDGVVAQDEFVYWLDKKFPYAKTGGQKTVFYSMDNEPDLWAHTHERIHPNPVGYDELLGRNVDYAKAVKSVVPSAKVFGSVNYGWAGMTNLQDAPDNAGRDYLDFFLDGAKNAEQQEGKRLIDVLDFHWYPEAQGGGERITASSTGAGIVAARLQAPRSLWDSSYTEDSWITQYSTNGPIDLIHRMQSKIDAHYPGTGLAITEYNYGGTDHISGGIAQADVLGIYGREGLFAACYWSLTGQDSYVWAAFDAFLSYDGAGAGFGNTGLTATTSDVAGTSVYASLDDGNEGRVVLVALNKTGAAVDAGIALTHTQAFTKAEVYEVTAGSASPVRAADVTISKANAFVHQLPAYSISTIVLLP, encoded by the coding sequence CTGTTGAGCCTAGGAGTCGCCATCAGCCTGGCGGTCGCTTGCGGTGATGACGGCGGCTCGGGCGGCGGCAGCGGTGCTTCAGGTGGCAGCGGCGCCGCGGGAGGCAGCGGCGCTTCAGGTGGCAGCGGGGGCAGTTCGGCTAGCGGCGGCAGCGCTGGTAATGGCGGCTCGTCTGCCAGCGGAGGCAGCGCCGGAAGCGCCGGCAGCTCTGGCAGCGGATTTGGAGGGACCGGAGGCACTGGGATCCCCACGGATGCAAGCTTCATCACGCCCGATGACCCCGGCGGAGGCAGCGTGCGCTTCGATATCAGTAGCGAAGCACGCCACGGCATTTCTCCAGGCGTTTACTGCACCAATCAGCCGGACTGGCAGGGGCACCCTCACGTCCCGATGGCGCGCCAAGGCGGGAATCGCATGACCGCGTACAACTGGGAAAATAACGCTTCCAACGCGGGCAGCGACTACTTGCATCAAAACGACGACTATCTCGGCGGCGGTAGCACCCCGGGGGAGGTAGTGCGGTCGGCAGTTCAAGCTGCCCACGATCACGATGCCGCGATGCTGGTCACTGTACCTCTGGTTGGCTACGTCGCGGCGGACAAGAACGGCGGAGGCGACGTAGTTCAGACGCCGAATTACCTGCAGACGCGCTTCAAGGTCAGCCAGGCGTTCAAGGGATCAGCGCTCAGCGAGACACCGGATCCGAACGACGGCGTCGTGGCTCAAGACGAGTTTGTGTACTGGCTGGACAAGAAGTTTCCGTACGCAAAAACAGGTGGCCAGAAGACGGTGTTCTACTCCATGGACAACGAGCCGGACCTCTGGGCGCACACCCATGAGCGGATCCACCCGAATCCCGTTGGCTATGACGAGCTCCTGGGACGTAACGTCGACTACGCCAAGGCGGTCAAGAGCGTGGTCCCCAGCGCAAAGGTCTTCGGCTCCGTGAACTACGGTTGGGCTGGCATGACGAACCTGCAGGATGCTCCAGACAATGCAGGCCGCGACTACCTCGATTTCTTCCTCGATGGGGCGAAGAACGCGGAGCAACAGGAGGGCAAGCGCCTGATCGACGTGCTCGACTTCCATTGGTACCCCGAGGCCCAAGGTGGGGGAGAGCGCATCACCGCGAGCAGCACCGGAGCGGGCATCGTTGCCGCGCGGCTACAGGCCCCGCGGAGTCTATGGGACTCGAGCTACACGGAGGACAGCTGGATCACTCAGTACTCGACGAACGGCCCCATCGACTTGATCCATCGCATGCAGAGCAAGATCGACGCGCACTACCCCGGCACGGGGCTCGCGATCACCGAATACAACTACGGCGGGACCGACCACATCTCGGGCGGCATCGCCCAGGCCGACGTGCTGGGGATTTACGGTCGCGAGGGGCTGTTCGCGGCTTGCTATTGGTCGCTGACGGGACAGGACAGCTACGTCTGGGCCGCCTTCGACGCTTTCCTGAGCTACGACGGTGCGGGCGCCGGGTTCGGGAACACCGGGCTCACGGCGACCACCAGCGACGTCGCCGGCACGAGCGTCTATGCGAGCTTGGACGACGGAAACGAAGGTCGCGTGGTGCTCGTCGCGCTGAACAAGACCGGAGCGGCAGTGGACGCGGGCATTGCTCTGACCCACACCCAGGCTTTCACCAAGGCGGAGGTCTACGAGGTCACGGCAGGTAGCGCGAGCCCCGTGCGGGCGGCCGACGTGACCATCTCGAAAGCCAACGCATTCGTGCATCAGCTCCCGGCCTACAGCATCTCCACCATCGTCCTGCTGCCCTAG
- a CDS encoding 6-phosphofructokinase: MSKLGILAAGGPAPGINSVIAAATIRACVSGIEVLGIRDGFKWLMRGDTSRVAPLDIDAVSRIHYRGGSAIGIARANPAQVGKLEETLDSLRRLEVDRLVTIGGDGTAFTAMSLQRLAGDSLRVVHVPKTIDNDLDLPDMSPTFGYQTARHVGVRIVKDIMTDAKTTGRWYFIVTMGRAAGHLALGIGKSAGCTLTVIAEEFRTKTVPLSEMVDLLVGAIIKRRAEGRDDGVAILAEGLIEKLDPAELAELPEIERDIHGNLRLAEVSFGDLIKRRVQARLNELGLKVTIVAKNVGYELRCADPIPFDMEYTRDLGYCATKYLLQGGGGAMVTIQRGVFKPIPFSEMLDAATGTTKVRMVDTETESYKIARRYMIRLRRDDFSNEEAIASYAEVAGLTPERFREEFEYLVDAEAPPLRLNAVGS; the protein is encoded by the coding sequence ATGAGCAAGCTGGGAATTTTGGCAGCCGGTGGTCCAGCGCCCGGCATCAATAGCGTGATCGCTGCGGCGACGATCCGCGCCTGTGTTTCGGGGATCGAGGTGCTCGGGATCCGCGACGGCTTCAAGTGGCTGATGCGGGGTGACACCAGTCGGGTAGCGCCCCTCGACATCGACGCCGTGAGTCGCATCCATTACCGCGGTGGCTCGGCGATCGGTATCGCCCGCGCAAATCCAGCTCAGGTGGGCAAGCTCGAGGAGACTCTCGACAGCTTGCGTCGCCTCGAGGTGGATCGCCTAGTGACCATCGGGGGTGACGGCACGGCGTTCACCGCGATGAGCCTGCAGCGACTTGCAGGGGACTCGCTGCGCGTGGTCCACGTACCCAAGACCATCGACAACGATCTCGACTTGCCGGACATGAGCCCGACGTTCGGCTACCAAACGGCCCGTCACGTTGGGGTGCGCATCGTCAAGGACATCATGACCGACGCCAAGACCACAGGGCGTTGGTACTTCATCGTGACCATGGGGCGCGCTGCGGGGCACCTGGCGCTCGGCATCGGCAAGAGCGCGGGCTGCACGCTGACGGTGATCGCCGAAGAGTTCCGCACGAAAACGGTGCCCTTGAGCGAAATGGTGGATCTGCTGGTGGGCGCGATCATCAAGCGCCGCGCGGAGGGCCGAGACGACGGCGTGGCGATCCTGGCCGAGGGATTGATTGAGAAGCTCGACCCGGCAGAGCTCGCGGAGCTGCCCGAGATCGAGCGCGACATCCACGGCAACCTGCGATTGGCTGAGGTCTCCTTCGGCGATCTGATCAAGCGCCGGGTACAAGCACGCCTGAACGAGCTGGGCCTGAAGGTGACCATCGTGGCCAAGAACGTCGGCTACGAACTGCGCTGCGCCGACCCCATCCCGTTCGACATGGAGTACACCCGGGACCTCGGGTACTGCGCCACCAAGTATTTGCTTCAGGGGGGAGGGGGCGCGATGGTCACCATTCAGCGTGGCGTATTCAAGCCGATCCCCTTCAGCGAGATGCTCGATGCAGCCACCGGCACCACCAAAGTGCGTATGGTGGACACTGAAACCGAGAGCTACAAGATCGCGCGCCGCTACATGATCCGGCTCCGCCGCGACGACTTCAGCAACGAAGAAGCCATCGCGAGCTACGCAGAGGTCGCTGGCCTGACGCCCGAACGGTTCCGCGAGGAATTCGAGTACCTGGTCGACGCGGAGGCGCCGCCGCTGCGGCTGAACGCCGTCGGCAGCTAG
- a CDS encoding urease accessory protein UreD — protein sequence MALALEPQTPGWRAELNLICQGSAPHGSELAANKSVIRHRRRSGPLALQRVLYPEGPSPCHAILLHPPGGVAGGDLLAVDVAVTTGGGLFGTTPASTKFYKSAGRRARSVQHLRVSGDACLEWFPQETLVFNEAELELETEVELEPGSGFAAWEIVCLGRHHMGERFERGSLLQRWTIWRRVGSARRRVFHERLALAADDPMRGAPWGLGGRRVFASLVLSCDQADTNAQLRDAIGKDDSARLVVGLTRLDGLVVVRALADAPGPVRGVFEALWGRWRELERGQAPHRPRIWDT from the coding sequence TTGGCCCTGGCGCTAGAACCCCAAACACCCGGTTGGCGGGCGGAGCTGAACCTCATCTGCCAGGGCAGCGCTCCGCACGGGAGTGAGCTCGCTGCGAACAAGAGCGTGATCCGCCACCGCAGGCGCTCGGGACCGCTGGCTTTGCAACGGGTGCTCTACCCGGAAGGCCCGAGTCCCTGCCACGCCATCCTGCTTCACCCGCCTGGAGGGGTCGCCGGGGGCGATCTGCTCGCCGTCGACGTAGCCGTCACGACAGGCGGAGGCCTCTTCGGGACGACGCCAGCGAGCACGAAGTTCTATAAGAGCGCGGGCCGTCGAGCCCGCAGTGTTCAGCACCTGCGGGTGTCTGGGGATGCCTGCCTTGAGTGGTTCCCCCAGGAAACGCTGGTGTTCAACGAAGCGGAACTCGAGCTCGAGACCGAGGTCGAGCTGGAGCCGGGGTCCGGCTTTGCCGCCTGGGAGATTGTCTGCCTGGGGCGGCATCACATGGGAGAGCGCTTCGAGCGTGGCTCGCTCTTGCAGCGCTGGACCATTTGGCGGCGCGTTGGCAGTGCGCGCCGCCGGGTGTTTCATGAACGGCTCGCTCTGGCGGCGGACGACCCCATGCGGGGCGCGCCCTGGGGCCTCGGTGGGCGCCGTGTGTTCGCGAGCCTCGTGTTGAGCTGTGACCAAGCCGACACGAACGCCCAGCTGCGAGACGCCATCGGTAAGGATGACTCCGCACGACTCGTGGTTGGCTTGACACGTCTCGATGGGTTGGTTGTGGTGAGGGCGTTGGCGGATGCACCCGGGCCTGTGCGTGGGGTGTTCGAGGCCCTCTGGGGACGCTGGCGTGAACTCGAGCGGGGTCAAGCGCCCCATCGACCAAGGATCTGGGACACCTGA
- a CDS encoding multicopper oxidase domain-containing protein codes for MRFRGTAALAALGAFAVSVPALADTVTLAPSMDCTLYAEDGGLANCAGQGLFVGENASGNVRRSVLAFDVASAMPSGSTVTAVKLRLTMTRTRAAVHGVAVHRVSALWTEGTSVAAGQEGRGAAAATSDATWTYRIFNSASWASAGGDFISTVSATTNVGPDLQAYEWSGAGLVSDVQGWLNTPANNLGWMLVGDETAIQTSQRFGSREASAAERPALEITFTPPAVTGACCAASGSCSVVLDPGSSCSGTYQGASTTCSPNTCPQPAGACCLPDADATCQSLTAAACSTANGVFQGSSSSCTPNPCKVELTPFVDPLPIPVVAQPVTGVAGGEASYRISTVEMKQKLHSELPDTTVWAYSDGQNAGFPGPTIEARKGENVEVEWVNDLRDETGQLRTKHILPVDHCPHGAHTDTARVVTHLHGGHIPAEYDGYPELTILPGESTVYQYPNWQDASTLWYHDHALGITRLNVMMGLAGFYVIRDDHEETLNLPEGEFEIPLVIQDRSFNPDGSFKYPAMWMEHFFGDKILVNGKVWPYLDVKRGRYRFRILNGANSRFFKLTLSGGASFQLIGTDGGLLRHPIDLNELTIGPAERADVILDFTSNTAGDEIVMTNSAATPYPQGGIDEPVTNVMKFVVGSEAGALNMAPQDLRTIDALDVSSALFTRDFQLEKGDDACTGRAWLINGLHWDDITERPLLGSTEVWRFVNRSGITHPMHMHLVFFQVMDRQPIELIDGKPVPTGTRQPPLPEETGWKDTVQVGPFEVVRVIAKFEDFVGKFPYHCHILEHEDQDMMRQFETRTDCGDGVRGLPTEECDDGNDDTHDSCPSGLGEACMPARCGDGYVWNTDGGNEECDDGGESATCDADCSVAECGDGTLNATAGEGCDDGNTVSGDGCDATCQPDGACSDCDAGPDAGAGGSAGGGSKGGGDDGGCGCSLPGGSGSSPRGLVALGLGLWLWRRRRAAAR; via the coding sequence ATGCGGTTTCGAGGTACGGCTGCGCTCGCGGCCTTGGGTGCGTTTGCGGTTTCGGTTCCAGCTCTTGCCGACACCGTGACGCTGGCGCCGAGCATGGACTGCACGCTCTACGCGGAGGACGGTGGGCTCGCCAACTGCGCCGGACAAGGGCTGTTCGTCGGCGAAAACGCCTCGGGCAATGTGCGGCGCAGCGTGCTGGCCTTCGACGTCGCGAGCGCTATGCCAAGTGGTTCCACTGTTACGGCGGTCAAGCTGAGGTTGACGATGACCCGGACGCGGGCCGCGGTGCATGGCGTCGCCGTGCATCGGGTGTCTGCCCTGTGGACAGAGGGAACCTCCGTTGCCGCGGGGCAAGAGGGTCGAGGCGCAGCGGCGGCGACCAGCGACGCTACCTGGACCTATCGCATCTTCAACAGCGCGTCTTGGGCGAGTGCCGGCGGTGACTTCATCTCCACTGTGAGCGCCACCACGAACGTCGGTCCTGACTTGCAAGCCTACGAGTGGAGCGGAGCGGGCCTCGTGAGCGATGTGCAAGGCTGGCTGAACACGCCGGCAAACAACCTCGGCTGGATGCTGGTCGGCGACGAAACCGCGATTCAGACCTCTCAGCGCTTTGGCTCTCGCGAGGCCAGCGCAGCGGAGCGCCCGGCGTTGGAAATCACGTTCACTCCCCCTGCGGTCACGGGTGCCTGCTGCGCGGCCAGTGGCAGCTGCAGCGTGGTGCTGGACCCGGGCAGCAGCTGCAGCGGCACTTACCAAGGAGCATCCACGACGTGTTCGCCCAACACCTGCCCGCAGCCTGCGGGTGCGTGCTGCCTTCCGGACGCTGATGCTACCTGTCAAAGCCTGACCGCCGCCGCCTGCTCGACGGCGAACGGCGTCTTCCAAGGCTCGAGCAGCAGCTGCACGCCGAACCCTTGCAAGGTGGAGCTCACGCCGTTCGTCGATCCATTGCCGATCCCGGTGGTCGCTCAGCCCGTGACTGGTGTTGCAGGAGGCGAGGCGAGCTATCGGATCTCTACAGTCGAGATGAAGCAGAAGCTTCACTCGGAGTTGCCGGACACCACGGTGTGGGCCTACAGCGATGGCCAAAACGCTGGCTTTCCTGGACCGACGATCGAAGCCCGCAAGGGCGAGAACGTGGAGGTCGAGTGGGTCAACGATCTGAGGGATGAGACTGGCCAGCTACGCACGAAGCACATCCTGCCGGTAGACCATTGCCCCCATGGCGCGCACACCGACACCGCTCGCGTGGTGACCCACCTCCATGGAGGCCATATCCCCGCGGAATATGACGGCTATCCAGAGCTAACCATCCTGCCCGGCGAGAGCACGGTGTACCAGTACCCCAACTGGCAAGACGCCTCGACCCTCTGGTACCACGACCACGCTCTGGGTATCACCCGCTTGAACGTGATGATGGGTCTCGCCGGTTTCTACGTGATCCGAGACGATCACGAGGAAACGCTCAACCTACCCGAGGGGGAATTCGAGATCCCGCTGGTGATCCAGGATCGCTCGTTCAATCCCGACGGTTCTTTCAAGTACCCGGCGATGTGGATGGAGCACTTCTTCGGGGACAAGATCTTGGTCAACGGCAAGGTGTGGCCGTATCTCGACGTGAAGCGCGGCCGATATCGCTTCAGGATCTTGAACGGGGCGAACTCGCGCTTCTTCAAGCTCACGCTGTCTGGCGGTGCGAGCTTCCAGCTGATCGGCACCGATGGTGGTTTGCTGAGACACCCCATCGATTTGAACGAGCTGACCATCGGTCCCGCGGAGCGCGCCGACGTCATTTTGGATTTCACCAGCAACACCGCTGGGGACGAAATCGTGATGACGAACAGCGCTGCAACCCCATATCCCCAGGGAGGCATCGACGAGCCGGTCACGAATGTCATGAAGTTCGTGGTTGGCAGTGAGGCGGGTGCCTTGAACATGGCGCCTCAGGACCTGCGAACGATCGATGCCTTGGATGTCTCCTCCGCGCTCTTCACTCGAGACTTTCAGCTCGAGAAGGGTGACGACGCTTGCACCGGTCGGGCTTGGCTGATCAACGGATTGCACTGGGATGACATCACTGAGCGTCCGCTGCTCGGTTCGACTGAGGTTTGGCGCTTCGTGAACCGCTCCGGCATCACGCACCCGATGCACATGCACCTCGTGTTCTTCCAGGTAATGGATCGCCAACCCATCGAGCTAATCGACGGCAAGCCGGTGCCAACGGGGACCCGTCAGCCCCCGTTGCCTGAAGAAACCGGGTGGAAAGACACGGTTCAGGTTGGGCCCTTCGAGGTGGTACGAGTGATCGCCAAGTTCGAAGACTTCGTCGGGAAGTTCCCCTATCACTGCCACATCCTGGAGCACGAGGACCAGGACATGATGCGGCAGTTCGAGACCCGCACCGACTGCGGCGACGGCGTGCGCGGACTGCCCACTGAAGAGTGCGACGACGGTAACGACGACACTCACGACTCGTGTCCCAGCGGACTCGGGGAAGCCTGCATGCCGGCGCGCTGTGGCGACGGCTACGTCTGGAACACCGACGGCGGCAACGAGGAGTGCGATGACGGCGGCGAGTCAGCGACCTGTGACGCGGACTGCAGCGTGGCCGAGTGCGGCGATGGCACCCTGAACGCGACCGCGGGCGAGGGTTGCGACGATGGCAACACGGTCTCGGGTGACGGTTGCGACGCGACCTGTCAGCCGGACGGCGCCTGCTCCGACTGCGACGCCGGCCCCGACGCGGGGGCTGGGGGCTCTGCCGGCGGCGGCTCGAAGGGGGGCGGCGACGACGGCGGCTGCGGCTGCAGCCTGCCTGGTGGCAGCGGTTCGTCGCCCCGCGGTCTAGTCGCGCTCGGTTTGGGGCTGTGGCTGTGGCGCCGCCGGCGCGCTGCCGCGCGGTAG